A DNA window from Actinokineospora baliensis contains the following coding sequences:
- a CDS encoding nicotinamide mononucleotide transporter family protein, whose amino-acid sequence MGVLLETSVSVFGQRIALAELFGQAFALAVVFLARRRTLWTWPVQLASVVLLFTVYVSAHLGGLAVRQVVVGVIAVYGWWAWARHRDPVFGVAVRRARPAELVATAAVFVAGTAGFALLLDALDASWAPWPDAAIFVGTVLAFAMQAWGLVEFWLVWLVVDAIGIPLQLHGGLWFSAVVYTVFAALVVHGWISWYRSARRQVPATV is encoded by the coding sequence GTGGGGGTTCTGCTGGAGACCTCGGTCTCGGTGTTCGGCCAGCGGATCGCGTTGGCGGAGTTGTTCGGCCAGGCGTTCGCGTTGGCGGTGGTGTTCTTGGCGCGGCGGCGGACGTTGTGGACGTGGCCGGTGCAGTTGGCTTCGGTGGTGCTGCTGTTCACGGTGTACGTGTCGGCGCACCTGGGCGGGTTGGCGGTCCGGCAGGTCGTGGTGGGGGTGATCGCGGTGTACGGCTGGTGGGCGTGGGCCCGTCACCGCGACCCGGTGTTCGGTGTGGCGGTTCGCCGCGCCAGGCCCGCCGAGTTGGTGGCCACGGCGGCGGTTTTCGTCGCGGGTACCGCCGGTTTCGCGTTGCTCCTCGACGCGCTGGACGCCTCTTGGGCGCCGTGGCCGGATGCGGCGATTTTCGTCGGGACCGTCCTCGCCTTCGCGATGCAGGCGTGGGGGCTGGTCGAGTTCTGGTTGGTCTGGCTGGTGGTGGACGCCATCGGCATCCCGCTGCAGCTGCACGGCGGGCTCTGGTTCAGCGCCGTCGTCTACACCGTTTTCGCGGCCTTGGTGGTCCACGGCTGGATCTCCTGGTACCGCTCCGCGCGGCGCCAGGTCCCGGCGACCGTCTGA
- a CDS encoding histone-like nucleoid-structuring protein Lsr2 — MAQKTVVELVDDLDGGRADETVAFAIDGVEFLIDLSRENAARLRDSLAQYVGHARRTDGRKVKNGVVRRFGATRLDNQAIREWARSQGENIAERGRIPQALVTKFQEAHGTS, encoded by the coding sequence GTGGCGCAGAAGACCGTTGTGGAACTCGTCGACGACCTCGACGGCGGCCGGGCAGACGAGACCGTCGCCTTCGCCATCGACGGCGTGGAGTTCCTGATCGACCTGTCGAGAGAGAACGCCGCACGGCTGCGAGATTCCCTCGCCCAGTACGTCGGGCACGCTCGCCGCACGGACGGCCGGAAAGTGAAGAACGGCGTCGTCCGCCGCTTCGGCGCGACCAGGCTGGACAACCAGGCGATTCGGGAATGGGCGCGCTCCCAGGGCGAGAACATCGCCGAGCGCGGGCGCATCCCGCAGGCGCTGGTGACCAAGTTCCAGGAAGCGCACGGCACCTCCTGA
- a CDS encoding beta-ketoacyl-[acyl-carrier-protein] synthase family protein, whose product MSNVDVVVTGLGATTPLGGDVSSTWDALLAGRNGIRTNTAEWVERYDLPARLAATLAVEPTEILPRVQARRLDRCEQIAVIAAREAWADAGFAIPTDEHESVDPDRLAVSIGTGIGGPVTLLDQDDILEAQGLRKVSPLTVPMLMPNGPAAHVGIEMRARAGVHTVASACASGAEGIANAWQMIQNGRADVVIAGGAEACIHPITVAGFCQSRTLSTRNDEPERASRPFDVDRDGFVLGEGAGVVVLERADHAAARGARVYAKVSGYGMTSDAHHITGNHPDGIGQIAAMTNAVRLAGLSPADIGHVNAHATSTVVGDVGEAAAIRKALGEHVVVTAPKASFGHLVGGAGAVESIVTLLSIYYGTIPATRNLERIDAKVGLDVVTGEPRKVELTAAINNSFGFGGHNVAVLFTAA is encoded by the coding sequence ATGAGCAACGTCGATGTCGTCGTCACCGGGCTCGGTGCGACCACGCCGCTCGGCGGTGACGTCTCGTCCACCTGGGATGCCCTGCTGGCTGGCCGGAACGGCATCCGGACCAACACGGCGGAGTGGGTCGAGCGCTACGACCTGCCCGCCAGGCTGGCCGCGACGCTGGCCGTCGAGCCGACCGAGATCCTGCCGAGGGTGCAGGCCCGCAGGCTCGACCGCTGCGAGCAGATCGCGGTGATCGCGGCCAGGGAGGCCTGGGCGGACGCCGGGTTCGCCATCCCCACCGACGAGCACGAGTCGGTGGACCCGGACCGGCTCGCGGTCAGCATCGGCACCGGCATCGGCGGCCCGGTGACCCTGCTCGACCAGGACGACATCCTGGAGGCGCAGGGCCTGCGCAAGGTCTCGCCGCTGACGGTGCCGATGCTGATGCCCAACGGCCCCGCCGCGCACGTCGGCATCGAGATGCGGGCCAGGGCCGGTGTGCACACCGTCGCCTCGGCCTGCGCCTCCGGCGCGGAGGGCATCGCCAACGCCTGGCAGATGATCCAGAACGGCCGGGCCGACGTGGTGATCGCGGGTGGGGCCGAGGCCTGCATCCACCCGATCACCGTGGCGGGCTTCTGCCAGTCGCGGACGCTGAGCACCCGCAACGACGAGCCGGAGCGCGCCTCGCGGCCCTTCGACGTCGACCGGGACGGGTTCGTGCTCGGCGAGGGCGCCGGTGTGGTGGTGCTCGAGCGCGCCGACCACGCCGCTGCCCGCGGCGCGCGGGTGTACGCCAAGGTCTCCGGCTACGGCATGACCTCCGACGCCCACCACATCACCGGCAACCACCCCGACGGCATCGGCCAGATCGCGGCCATGACCAACGCGGTGCGCCTGGCCGGGCTCTCCCCCGCCGACATCGGCCACGTCAACGCGCACGCCACCTCCACGGTGGTCGGCGACGTCGGCGAGGCGGCCGCGATCCGCAAGGCGCTCGGCGAGCACGTCGTGGTCACCGCGCCGAAGGCGTCCTTCGGCCACCTGGTCGGCGGCGCGGGCGCGGTGGAGAGCATCGTGACGCTGCTGTCGATCTACTACGGCACCATCCCGGCGACCAGGAACCTGGAGCGGATCGACGCCAAGGTCGGTCTGGACGTGGTCACCGGCGAACCGCGCAAGGTCGAACTGACCGCGGCGATCAACAACTCGTTCGGCTTCGGCGGCCACAACGTCGCCGTGCTGTTCACCGCGGCTTGA
- a CDS encoding D-cysteine desulfhydrase family protein, with protein MAHDLTAFPRVPLGLWPTPLQDCPRLAAALGVRRLLVKRDDISPLGVGGNKLRKLEFLLGAALGAGVRQVITFGALQTNHGRLTAAACARLGLRCDLVLTRDVPRSGEAYERSGNMALHRVFGANVHLCADEQEVAETCRALAEDAAAHDRPVLSIPIGGSSATGALGYVAATQELLAQLDDTPDRIVVGAGSAGTAAGIAVALEGLGIRLDAACVSRDATQARAMITDLAAKTADLLGSPVPALATLHTDDRAVGPGYGIPTPEVWAAIALFARTEAITLDPVYTGKAAAYLRAATRSGEIAPTETVVFVHTGGLPGLFAYAPELTQALDDGTFAAD; from the coding sequence ATGGCCCACGACCTGACCGCCTTCCCCCGCGTCCCGCTCGGCCTTTGGCCGACCCCGCTGCAGGACTGCCCCCGGCTGGCCGCCGCGCTCGGGGTGCGGCGCCTGCTGGTGAAGCGCGACGACATCAGCCCACTGGGGGTGGGTGGCAACAAGCTGCGGAAACTGGAGTTCCTGCTCGGTGCCGCGCTCGGGGCCGGGGTGCGCCAGGTGATCACCTTCGGCGCGCTGCAGACCAACCACGGCAGGCTCACCGCCGCCGCGTGCGCGCGCCTGGGATTGCGCTGCGACCTCGTGCTCACCCGCGACGTACCCCGCTCGGGTGAAGCGTACGAGCGGTCCGGGAACATGGCGCTGCACCGCGTCTTCGGGGCCAACGTCCACCTGTGCGCGGATGAACAAGAGGTGGCCGAGACGTGTCGCGCGCTCGCTGAGGACGCCGCCGCGCACGACCGCCCGGTGCTCAGCATCCCGATCGGCGGCTCCAGCGCCACCGGCGCCCTCGGCTACGTGGCCGCCACCCAGGAGCTGCTCGCCCAGCTGGACGACACCCCCGACCGGATCGTTGTCGGCGCTGGCAGCGCGGGCACGGCGGCGGGCATCGCGGTCGCGCTCGAGGGCCTCGGGATCCGGCTCGACGCCGCCTGCGTCTCCCGCGACGCGACCCAGGCGCGCGCCATGATCACCGACCTCGCCGCCAAGACCGCCGACCTGCTCGGTTCCCCAGTGCCCGCCCTGGCCACCCTGCACACCGACGACCGCGCGGTCGGCCCCGGCTACGGCATCCCCACGCCGGAGGTCTGGGCTGCGATCGCGCTGTTCGCCCGCACCGAGGCCATCACCCTGGACCCGGTCTACACCGGCAAGGCGGCCGCCTACCTGCGGGCGGCCACCCGGTCGGGGGAGATCGCACCAACGGAGACAGTCGTGTTCGTGCACACCGGCGGCTTGCCCGGCCTGTTCGCCTACGCGCCCGAGCTCACCCAGGCCCTCGACGACGGCACCTTCGCGGCGGACTAG
- a CDS encoding acyl-CoA carboxylase subunit beta yields the protein MTALATRQPGSDGKRELDPREPEVRLAQLLDPDSIAPLRPADSSGVYAVRGRIDGVRVIAYCTDATKMGGAMGSEGCGHIVEAIDTALRERCPVIGVWHCGGARLAEGVESLDAVGNVFAAMIRASGRVPQISVVVGPAAGGAAYGPALTDIVIMSPQGRVFVTGPDVVRSVTGEQIDQEGLGGAEAHGRKSGVVHVLATDEPDAYVRARRITSLFAKPGLFDLHAVRDQQPLRDLLPEQPNRAYDVKPLLRGILDSDEQGVTEFEELQARWAPNIVVGLGRLGGRTVGVIANNPLRKGGCLDSLSAEKAARFVRMCDSFGVPLLVVVDVPGYLPGVGQEWDGVVRRGAKLLHAFAEAVVPRVTLVTRKSYGGAYIAMNSRSLGATAVFAWPGAEVAVMGAKAAVGILHRKKLAAAPEEEREALHTRLTAEHERIAGGVERAMAIGVVDEVIDPSDTRRKLAEALAAAPAGRGAHGNIPL from the coding sequence ATGACCGCACTGGCCACCCGCCAGCCCGGATCGGACGGCAAGCGCGAGCTCGACCCGCGCGAGCCCGAGGTCCGCCTCGCCCAACTGCTCGACCCGGACTCGATCGCCCCGCTGCGCCCGGCCGACTCCAGCGGCGTCTACGCCGTGCGCGGCCGTATCGACGGGGTGCGCGTGATCGCCTACTGCACCGACGCCACCAAGATGGGTGGTGCGATGGGTTCGGAGGGCTGCGGGCACATCGTGGAGGCCATCGACACCGCGCTGCGCGAGCGGTGCCCGGTGATCGGCGTGTGGCACTGCGGTGGCGCGCGGCTGGCCGAGGGCGTGGAGTCGCTGGACGCGGTCGGCAACGTCTTCGCCGCGATGATCCGCGCGTCCGGGCGGGTCCCGCAGATCAGCGTCGTGGTCGGCCCGGCGGCCGGTGGCGCCGCCTACGGGCCCGCGCTGACCGACATCGTGATCATGTCGCCGCAGGGCCGGGTGTTCGTCACCGGCCCGGACGTGGTCCGCAGCGTCACCGGCGAGCAGATCGACCAGGAGGGCCTCGGCGGCGCGGAGGCGCACGGCCGCAAGTCCGGTGTGGTGCACGTGCTGGCCACCGACGAGCCCGACGCCTACGTGCGGGCGCGCCGGATCACCAGCCTGTTCGCCAAGCCCGGCCTGTTCGACCTGCACGCGGTGCGCGACCAGCAGCCGCTGCGGGACCTGCTGCCCGAGCAGCCCAACCGCGCCTACGACGTCAAGCCGCTGCTGCGCGGGATCCTCGACAGCGACGAGCAGGGCGTCACCGAGTTCGAGGAGCTGCAGGCCCGCTGGGCGCCCAACATCGTGGTCGGCCTCGGCCGCCTCGGTGGCCGCACGGTCGGCGTGATCGCCAACAACCCGCTGCGCAAGGGCGGCTGCCTGGACTCGCTGTCGGCGGAGAAGGCGGCCCGCTTCGTGCGCATGTGCGACAGCTTCGGCGTCCCCCTGCTCGTCGTCGTCGACGTCCCCGGCTACCTCCCCGGCGTCGGCCAGGAATGGGACGGCGTGGTCCGCCGCGGCGCCAAGCTCCTGCACGCCTTCGCCGAGGCCGTGGTGCCGCGCGTGACCCTCGTCACCCGCAAGTCCTACGGCGGCGCGTACATCGCGATGAACTCCCGCTCGCTCGGCGCGACCGCGGTCTTCGCCTGGCCCGGGGCCGAGGTGGCCGTGATGGGCGCCAAGGCGGCCGTGGGCATCCTGCACCGCAAGAAACTGGCCGCCGCGCCCGAGGAGGAGCGGGAGGCCCTGCACACCAGGCTGACCGCCGAACACGAGCGCATCGCCGGTGGCGTGGAGCGCGCCATGGCGATCGGTGTGGTGGACGAGGTCATCGACCCGTCCGACACCCGCCGCAAGCTGGCAGAGGCCCTGGCCGCCGCACCCGCTGGACGGGGCGCGCACGGCAACATCCCGCTGTAG
- a CDS encoding ACP S-malonyltransferase, giving the protein MIALLAPGQGSQAPGMLTSWLELPGAAERLGAWSEIAGLDLARLGTTAEADEIKDTAITQPLIVAATLLAHAELAARVEVPSDALIAGHSIGEFAAAAIAGVLTEEDAIALAAVRGREMAAACELEPTGMAALVRGTEEGILARLDELGLVAANRNGAGQIVAAGSKDALAKLAAEPPEGAKAITLKVAGAFHTHYMAPAQDALRTHAAKLAAPADATRTLLSNADGAVVADGTEVLDRLVAQVTSPVRWDRCMATMAERGVTAIVEFPPAGALVGLAKRELKGVPVVALKTPDDLAAVAELITAGGAA; this is encoded by the coding sequence GTGATCGCACTCCTCGCGCCCGGCCAGGGTTCCCAGGCCCCCGGCATGCTGACGTCCTGGCTCGAGCTGCCCGGCGCCGCCGAGCGGCTCGGCGCCTGGTCCGAGATCGCCGGGCTCGACCTGGCCAGGCTGGGCACCACCGCCGAGGCCGACGAGATCAAGGACACCGCGATCACCCAGCCGCTGATCGTGGCCGCCACGCTGCTGGCGCACGCGGAGCTGGCGGCCAGGGTCGAGGTCCCGTCGGACGCGCTGATCGCGGGCCACTCCATCGGCGAGTTCGCCGCGGCGGCCATCGCCGGGGTGCTCACCGAGGAGGACGCCATCGCGCTCGCCGCCGTGCGCGGCCGGGAGATGGCCGCGGCCTGCGAACTGGAGCCGACCGGCATGGCCGCCCTGGTGCGCGGCACCGAGGAGGGCATCCTGGCCCGGCTCGACGAGCTCGGCCTGGTCGCCGCCAACCGCAACGGCGCTGGTCAGATCGTGGCCGCGGGCAGCAAGGACGCCCTGGCGAAGCTGGCCGCCGAGCCGCCGGAGGGGGCCAAGGCGATCACGCTGAAGGTCGCGGGCGCCTTCCACACGCACTACATGGCCCCGGCGCAGGACGCGCTGCGGACGCACGCGGCGAAGCTGGCCGCCCCGGCCGACGCGACCCGCACCCTGCTGTCCAACGCCGACGGCGCGGTGGTCGCCGACGGCACCGAGGTGCTCGACCGGCTGGTGGCGCAGGTGACCAGCCCGGTGCGGTGGGACCGGTGCATGGCGACGATGGCCGAGCGCGGCGTGACCGCGATCGTGGAGTTCCCGCCCGCCGGTGCCCTGGTCGGGTTGGCCAAGCGCGAGCTGAAGGGGGTGCCGGTCGTGGCGCTCAAGACACCGGACGACCTGGCCGCCGTGGCCGAGCTGATCACCGCAGGGGGTGCCGCGTGA
- a CDS encoding DUF3145 domain-containing protein, with protein sequence MSTRGNTQGVVYVHSSPAAVCPHVEWAISGTLGVRAELRWTAQPAAPGLLRAECAWTGDPGTGAKLAAALRAWPMTRFEVTEEPSPGVDGERFCYAPTLGLWRARTSASGDIVVDENQLRAVATAARGGESFAFKVDELLGASWDEALEPYRRAGDGAPVTWLHRVG encoded by the coding sequence GTGAGCACCCGTGGCAACACCCAAGGTGTGGTGTACGTCCACTCGTCGCCGGCTGCGGTATGTCCGCACGTCGAGTGGGCGATCTCGGGCACCCTCGGGGTGCGCGCCGAGCTGCGCTGGACCGCGCAGCCCGCCGCCCCCGGGTTGCTGCGCGCGGAATGCGCGTGGACCGGGGACCCGGGCACCGGGGCGAAGTTGGCCGCCGCGCTGCGCGCGTGGCCGATGACCCGGTTCGAGGTCACCGAGGAGCCCAGTCCCGGCGTCGACGGCGAGCGGTTCTGCTACGCGCCCACGCTCGGCCTGTGGCGGGCCCGCACCAGCGCCAGCGGCGACATCGTCGTGGACGAGAACCAGCTGCGCGCCGTCGCCACCGCCGCCAGGGGCGGTGAGTCCTTCGCGTTCAAGGTCGACGAGCTGCTGGGCGCCTCGTGGGACGAGGCGCTCGAGCCCTACCGGCGCGCCGGGGACGGCGCGCCGGTCACCTGGCTGCACCGGGTCGGCTAG
- a CDS encoding PucR family transcriptional regulator → MSSASEGLSSATLAAVERASGKLAAAAVAAMDEQFAWFGRMPADQRASVLLVAQNGVAGFTAWLRDPREALRLTTDTFRGAPRDLSRWISLRQTVEMVRVSLQVFEDLVPDLAADDPERAVLSEAVLRYGREVAFASAMSYASAAEARGAWDARLEALVVDGIVRGDAEESLLSRAAALGWDPAAEATVLVGNPPSDDPPTVLYEVRSRAARAGRPVLLGVQGSRLVVVLAGPAEDTVDQEVLAKMAAAFGDGAVVAGPTVSSIAEAHRSSSDALSGLRAVVAWPEAPRPVRSTDLLPERALAGDPEAEWQLIDRVARPLEEAGGALQETVEAYLATGGVLETCARQLFVHPNTVRYRLRKATELTGRNAGDPRDALVLRVALAVGRLSRSRGLW, encoded by the coding sequence ATGAGTTCGGCGTCGGAAGGGCTGTCCTCGGCGACGCTGGCGGCGGTGGAGCGGGCCTCCGGCAAGCTCGCCGCCGCGGCGGTGGCCGCCATGGACGAGCAGTTCGCCTGGTTCGGCCGGATGCCCGCCGACCAGCGCGCGTCGGTGCTGCTGGTCGCGCAGAACGGCGTCGCCGGGTTCACCGCGTGGCTGCGCGACCCGAGGGAGGCGCTGCGGCTGACCACCGACACCTTCCGGGGCGCGCCGCGGGACCTGTCGCGCTGGATAAGCCTCCGGCAAACGGTGGAGATGGTCCGCGTGTCGCTGCAGGTCTTCGAGGACCTCGTGCCCGACCTGGCCGCCGACGACCCCGAGCGGGCGGTGCTCTCGGAGGCGGTGCTGCGCTACGGCCGCGAGGTCGCCTTCGCCTCGGCCATGTCCTACGCCTCGGCCGCCGAGGCCCGCGGCGCCTGGGACGCGCGGCTGGAGGCGCTGGTCGTGGACGGGATCGTGCGCGGCGACGCCGAGGAGTCGCTGCTGTCGCGGGCCGCGGCGCTGGGCTGGGACCCGGCGGCGGAGGCGACCGTGCTGGTCGGCAACCCGCCCTCGGACGACCCGCCGACGGTGCTCTACGAGGTGCGCAGCCGGGCGGCGCGGGCCGGGCGGCCGGTGCTGCTGGGCGTGCAGGGCTCGCGGCTGGTGGTGGTGCTGGCCGGACCGGCCGAGGACACCGTCGACCAGGAGGTGCTGGCCAAGATGGCGGCCGCGTTCGGCGACGGCGCCGTGGTCGCCGGGCCGACCGTGTCCAGCATCGCCGAGGCGCACCGCAGCTCGTCGGACGCGCTGTCGGGCCTGCGCGCGGTGGTCGCCTGGCCGGAGGCGCCCCGGCCGGTCCGCTCGACCGACCTGCTGCCGGAGCGGGCGCTGGCCGGTGACCCGGAGGCCGAGTGGCAGCTCATCGACCGGGTGGCGCGGCCGCTGGAGGAGGCGGGCGGGGCGCTGCAGGAGACCGTCGAGGCGTACCTGGCGACCGGCGGGGTGCTGGAGACCTGCGCCAGGCAGCTGTTCGTGCACCCGAACACCGTCCGGTACCGGCTGCGCAAGGCGACCGAGCTGACCGGGCGCAACGCGGGCGACCCGAGGGACGCGCTGGTGCTGCGCGTGGCGCTGGCCGTCGGGCGGCTCTCCCGCTCCCGCGGTCTCTGGTAG
- a CDS encoding beta-ketoacyl-ACP synthase III translates to MTRLRLAETAKATRILGVGSFQPERIVTNDELSQHIDTSDEWIRERVGIAERRFANPDQKLVDMAVTAGSKALADAGLSPSDVDTVILANCTMPTPIPNGAAQVADRIGVKAAGAFDLNAACAGFCYALGTASDLVRAGSAKRALVIGAEKLTDWVDPTDRANAIIFADGAGAAVVGPAEEAGIGPVVWGSAGDLVDMIHMRDDRWVFQEGQSVFRWATTKIAPIALRALEAAGVSPEQVDVLIPHQANLRIVESIAKKLRANGAREDMVVADDIVYSGNTSSASIPMAMDHMRAAGRIKPGDLALLVGFGAGLSYAGQVVICP, encoded by the coding sequence GTGACCCGGTTGCGCCTCGCCGAGACCGCCAAGGCCACCAGGATCCTCGGGGTCGGCTCGTTCCAGCCGGAGCGCATCGTCACCAACGACGAGCTCTCCCAGCACATCGACACCAGCGACGAGTGGATCCGCGAGCGGGTCGGCATCGCCGAGCGCCGGTTCGCCAACCCGGACCAGAAGCTGGTCGACATGGCCGTCACCGCCGGGTCCAAGGCGCTGGCCGACGCCGGGCTGTCGCCGTCGGACGTGGACACGGTGATCCTGGCCAACTGCACCATGCCCACGCCCATCCCCAACGGCGCCGCCCAGGTCGCCGACCGGATCGGGGTCAAGGCCGCTGGCGCGTTCGACCTCAACGCCGCCTGCGCGGGCTTCTGCTACGCGCTGGGCACCGCGTCGGACCTGGTGCGCGCCGGGTCGGCGAAGCGGGCGCTGGTGATCGGCGCGGAGAAGCTCACCGACTGGGTCGACCCGACCGACCGGGCCAACGCGATCATCTTCGCCGACGGCGCCGGTGCCGCGGTGGTCGGACCGGCCGAGGAAGCGGGCATCGGCCCGGTGGTCTGGGGCAGCGCGGGCGACCTGGTCGACATGATCCACATGCGCGACGACCGGTGGGTCTTCCAGGAGGGCCAGTCGGTGTTCCGCTGGGCCACCACCAAGATCGCGCCGATCGCGCTGCGCGCCCTGGAGGCGGCGGGCGTGAGCCCCGAGCAGGTCGACGTGCTGATCCCGCACCAGGCGAACCTGCGCATCGTCGAGTCCATCGCCAAGAAGCTGCGCGCCAACGGCGCGCGCGAGGACATGGTCGTCGCCGACGACATCGTGTACTCCGGCAACACCTCCTCGGCCTCGATCCCGATGGCCATGGACCACATGCGCGCGGCGGGGCGGATCAAGCCGGGCGACCTCGCCCTGCTGGTCGGCTTCGGCGCGGGCCTGTCCTACGCCGGACAGGTCGTCATCTGCCCCTGA
- a CDS encoding acyl carrier protein, which produces MAEKFTEEQILEGLGEIVEEVAGVAPDDVTADKSFVDDLDIDSLSMVEIAVQAEDRFGVKIPDDELANLKTVGDAVNYVAKNV; this is translated from the coding sequence ATGGCGGAGAAGTTCACCGAGGAGCAGATCCTCGAGGGCCTCGGCGAGATCGTCGAAGAGGTGGCCGGTGTCGCGCCGGACGACGTGACCGCGGACAAGTCCTTCGTCGACGACCTGGACATCGACTCGCTGTCGATGGTCGAGATCGCCGTGCAGGCCGAGGACCGCTTCGGCGTCAAGATCCCCGACGACGAGCTGGCCAACCTCAAGACGGTCGGCGACGCGGTCAACTACGTCGCGAAGAACGTCTGA
- a CDS encoding RNA polymerase sigma factor: MGRAPEGAEGFAEWVGPHVGVIARVVGRVGAGWGLGVSDRDDVVQEVLARAWVKRRQFDPGRGSPRVWLLAIAADQVRKFAGRRRREHLQPAGVVEAEPTAERVDLGRALLGLTERQRLAVDCFYYADLSIAETAVVMGCGEGTVKSTLSDARAKLRVRLEVSHD; encoded by the coding sequence ATGGGGCGGGCGCCGGAGGGGGCTGAGGGGTTTGCGGAGTGGGTGGGGCCGCATGTGGGGGTGATCGCTCGGGTGGTGGGGCGGGTGGGGGCTGGGTGGGGGCTGGGGGTGAGTGATCGGGATGACGTGGTGCAGGAGGTGTTGGCGCGGGCCTGGGTGAAGAGGCGGCAGTTTGATCCGGGGCGGGGGTCTCCGCGGGTGTGGTTGTTGGCGATCGCCGCCGATCAAGTGCGGAAGTTCGCGGGGAGGCGGAGGAGAGAGCACCTCCAGCCAGCAGGAGTTGTTGAGGCCGAACCAACGGCGGAGCGGGTGGATTTGGGGCGGGCGTTGTTGGGGTTGACGGAGCGGCAGCGGTTGGCGGTGGATTGCTTTTACTACGCGGATTTGAGCATCGCGGAGACGGCGGTGGTCATGGGGTGTGGGGAGGGGACGGTGAAGTCGACGTTGTCCGATGCGCGGGCGAAGCTTCGGGTGCGGTTGGAGGTGTCTCATGACTGA